In the genome of Cydia strobilella chromosome Z, ilCydStro3.1, whole genome shotgun sequence, one region contains:
- the LOC134754115 gene encoding uncharacterized protein LOC134754115 isoform X3: MEVQFRSHHKTGLESANFLAALRRFIARRGKPKELDFWRRWSRDYIGTLQERTKWRSARGPSLAVDTVVLVRDERLPPCRWRLGKIVATQPGRDGVTRVAVIRTARGDIQRAFNNICPLPTSGEVI, from the exons ATGGAAGTCCAATTCCGAAGTCATCATAAAACGG GGCTCGAGTCAGCCAATTTCCTGGCGGCGCTGCGACGATTCATCGCCAGGAGAGGTAAACCGAAGGAGTTG GACTTCTGGCGGCGCTGGTCACGTGACTACATCGGAACGCTGCAGGAACGCACGAAGTGGAGGAGCGCGCGCGGCCCAAGCCTCGCAGTCGACACCGTCGTCCTGGTACGAGACGAGCGTCTGCCGCCCTGCCGGTGGAGGCTGGGCAAGATCGTCGCGACGCAGCCGGGCCGGGATGGCGTCACCAGGGTGGCCGTCATCCGAACCGCCAGAGGGGACATCCAACGCGCGTTCAATAACATTTGTCCATTACCTACTTCGGGTGAAGtcatataa
- the LOC134754115 gene encoding uncharacterized protein LOC134754115 isoform X1, giving the protein MKAFLDNGSQENFITENAAKKLQLNKEQLALNVIGFNEKVSSLLESCDVTLHSLDGTFTTNLSCFITPIICTTNILIPNVQRWHIPSRYKLADDEFNLAQDVDLLIGGEIFFDLLLTGKYKLGPGLPVLRRSRLGWIVTGSVQKKTESAIQCKVTVETQLKKFWEIEEGSAPNLPYDEKQCEDIFLKTHTHNSEGNFEIELPLKQPPTKLGQSRHIAYRRFKTLESKFERNPEFKDKYVNFMREFEQAGHMIQLQDNYDGPCNFLPHQAVFRDSPSTPIRIVFDCSCRTDNGISLNDIQYKGSIIQDELINILLRFRKYQYVINADIQKMYRCIYVKPNQQYLQCIFWRENTHQRLQIYMLTTLSFGLKSAPHIATRCLLQLSNENQHTFPAAAEAIANQFYMDDFIAGGDDENQVAETASQVNEILRGANFTLRKWKSNSEVIIKRVSETHTHQNTHTTEFGDKTHKVLGLAWSSDSDELMYTIKENQISHPITKRKVLGVISSIFDPLGLTGPVIVVAKIFIQKLFKAQLDWDTELTQDLIQEWNTFYRDLFLLNQLKISRCTVIPNYVTIQIHGFCDSSIKAYGAAIYIRSSDRVGNVQVHLLYSKSKISPIQPQTIPNLELCSSLLLATHVDKIKRALKCDVSGINLWSDSKITLCWIKNSNPKLTCFVSNRVTKVLSLTNKHEWSWVRSEDNPADLLSRGVAPGKLETNQLWWSGPAWLTQSPDTWPTHDSESLNHAPEAESDVNITLTLAISTESNDTIQYLFHRWSSDKTLIHVLAYILRFIYNTKNKTRTINPNNKLSGPLSVEELKKSDHALIRHAQMESFPHEYKLLQNNKPVLNKSKILSLHPFMKDGLVRVGGRIGLSHYAYEKKHPLILSHEHALTKLLMANAHIRTLHAGPQLLLSTIRERIWPTKGRMLASKIVNKCVPCFRANPKTTNPIMGNLPPSRVNPSPPFAITGIDYGGPYNIRDRTGRGYKVSKCYIAVFICFATKAIHLELITGLESANFLAALRRFIARRGKPKELDFWRRWSRDYIGTLQERTKWRSARGPSLAVDTVVLVRDERLPPCRWRLGKIVATQPGRDGVTRVAVIRTARGDIQRAFNNICPLPTSGEVI; this is encoded by the exons ATGAAGGCATTTTTAGACAATGGCTCgcaagaaaatttcattaccgaaaacgcggccaaaaagttacaattaaaCAAGGAACAACTTGCCTTAAATGTCATAGGTTTCAATGAAAAAGTGTCTAGCCTTTTAGAATCGTGTGACGTAACATTGCATTCCTTAGACGGAACCTTTACAACGAATTTGTCCTGTTTTATTACGCCTATAATTTGtactaccaacattttaataccaAACGTGCAACGTTGGCACATTCCGTCGCGTTATAAATTAGCTGATGACGAGTTTAACTTAGCTCAAGATGTAGATTTGCTTATCGGTGGGGAGATATTCTTTGATTTACTTCTTACCGGTAAATACAAGCTCGGGCCCGGATTACCGGTTCTGAGACGCTCGCGATTAGGATGGATAGtcacgggttccgtacaaaaaaaaaccgagtctgccattcaatgtaaagttacagtagaaactcaattaaaaaagttttgggaAATAGAGGAGGGTTCCGCACCAAATTTACCCTATGATGAAAAACAATGTGAGGATATATTTCTGAAAACTCACACTCACAACTCTGAGGGTAATTTCGAAATAGAACTTCCATTAAAGCAGCCACCTACCAAGTTAGGTCAATCTAGGCACATAGCATATCGGAGGTTCAAAACATTAGAATCCAAGTTCGAGCGGAACCCcgaatttaaagataaatatgtgAATTTCATGCGCGAGTTCGAACAAGCTGGCCATATGATTCAATTACAAGATAATTATGATGGCCCATGTAATTTTCTACCCCACCAAGCTGTTTTTCGCGACTCCCCCTCAACCCCTATTCGAATTGTTTTCGACTGCTCATGCAGAACTGATAACGGCATTTCTTTGAATGATATCCAATACAAAGGCTCAATAATACAGGACGAACTCATAAATATACTTCTACGATTCCGAAAATACCAATATGTTATTAACGCtgacatacaaaaaatgtacagatgtatttatgttaaaccAAATCAACAATACCTACAATGCATATTTTGGCGGGAAAATACTCACCAACGACTCCAAATTTATATGCTGACCACATTAAGTTTCGGCTTAAAGTCAGCACCACATATTGCAACCAGatgtttgttacaattgtcaaACGAAAACCAACACACATTTCCAGCAGCTGCAGAGGCCATAGCGAACCAGTTCTACATGGACGATTTTATCGCCGGCGGCGACGACGAGAATCAGGTAGCTGAAACTGCATCACAGGTGAACGAGATCCTGCGGGGAGCCAACTTCACGCTGCGGAAATGGAAGTCCAATTCCGAAGTCATCATAAAACGGGTGagcgaaacacacacacaccaaaacacacacacaaccgaATTTGGAGATAAAACACATAAGGTCCTGGGTTTAGCGTGGTCTAGTGACTCAGATGAGCTTATGTATACCATTAAAgaaaaccaaatttcacacccaaTCACCAAAAGAAAGGTACTAGGGGTAATTTCGTCCATTTTCGACCCCCTAGGCTTGACGGGACCAGTAATTGTagtagccaaaatatttattcaaaaattatttaaggctCAATTAGATTGGGATACCGAATTAACACAAGACTTGATCCAAGAATGGAACACATTCTATCgagacttgtttttattaaaccaaTTGAAAATTTCGAGATGTACAGTCATACCCAATTATGTAACGATACAAATTCATGGGTTCTGTGACAGTAGTATTAAAGCCTATGGCGCTGCCATCTATATACGATCAAGCGATAGAGTAGGAAACGTACAAGTTCACCTACTttactcaaaatcaaaaataagtccaatacaaccccaaactattccaaatttggaactttgttccagtttactgctcgcgacacatgtcgacaaaataaaacgagcattaaaatgtgacgtttccggAATCAACCTGTGGTCagattcaaaaataacattatgttggataaaaaatagtaaccctaaattaacttgttttgttaGTAACAGAGTCACAAAAGTATTATCACTTACAAACAAGCACGAGTGGTCATGGGTCCGCTCGGAGGATAACCCCGCCGACCTTTTGTCCCGAGGGGTAGCACCAGGCAAGCTGGAAACCAACCAGTTATGGTGGTCTGGGCCGGCGTGGTTGACCCAAAGTCCGGACACATGGCCGACCCACGATTCTGAGTCACTAAATCATGCACCCGAGGCCGAGAGCGACGTAAACATAACTCTCACCTTGGCTATTAGCACAGAATCTAACGACACGATACAATATCTTTTCCACAGGTGGTCAAGCGATAAAACACTTATtcatgtattagcatacatacttcgatttatatataatacaaaaaataaaactcgaacaattaatccaaataataaattatcaggaCCATTGTCCgtagaagaattaaaaaaatcggatcacgcattaattagacatgcacaaatggaatcattcccacacgaatataaattattgcaaaacaataaaccggttcttaacaaatcaaaaatattatctttacacCCATTCATGAAGGACGGACTCGTTCGCGTAGGCGGACGAATCGGTCTTTCGCATTatgcatatgaaaaaaaacatcctTTAATATTAAGTCACGAGCACGCGCTTACCAAACTACTGATGGCAAACGCACATATACGTACTCTGCACGCTGGCCCTCAGTTATTACTTTCAACTATTCGCGAGCGCATCTGGCCAACAAAAGGTAGGATGTTAGCctcgaaaattgtaaataaatgcgtTCCGTGTTTTAGAGCAAATCCAAAGACTACTAACCCTATAATGGGAAACTTACCCCCCTCAAGGGTAAATCCTTCCCCCCCCTTTGCTATCACGGGTATCGATTATGGAGGAccttataacattagagataggACAGGACGTGGTTACAAGGTCTCTAAGTGCTATATAgcagtgtttatttgttttgcaacAAAGGCAATTCATCTCGAATTAATTACAGGGCTCGAGTCAGCCAATTTCCTGGCGGCGCTGCGACGATTCATCGCCAGGAGAGGTAAACCGAAGGAGTTG GACTTCTGGCGGCGCTGGTCACGTGACTACATCGGAACGCTGCAGGAACGCACGAAGTGGAGGAGCGCGCGCGGCCCAAGCCTCGCAGTCGACACCGTCGTCCTGGTACGAGACGAGCGTCTGCCGCCCTGCCGGTGGAGGCTGGGCAAGATCGTCGCGACGCAGCCGGGCCGGGATGGCGTCACCAGGGTGGCCGTCATCCGAACCGCCAGAGGGGACATCCAACGCGCGTTCAATAACATTTGTCCATTACCTACTTCGGGTGAAGtcatataa
- the LOC134754115 gene encoding uncharacterized protein LOC134754115 isoform X2 → MEVQFRSHHKTGLESANFLAALRRFIARRGKPKELVSDNSTTFHGASNELKDLQKYLQDSSSELVSHCADEGIKWSFIPVYTPHMGSLWESSIKLTKYHLKRVLGLSLLTYEQFVSILYQVESMVNSRPLCPLPSSNPDYPVLTPAHFLIGKAPNSLPDEDYNHVPKNRLTHYQLLQQITQDFWRRWSRDYIGTLQERTKWRSARGPSLAVDTVVLVRDERLPPCRWRLGKIVATQPGRDGVTRVAVIRTARGDIQRAFNNICPLPTSGEVI, encoded by the exons ATGGAAGTCCAATTCCGAAGTCATCATAAAACGG GGCTCGAGTCAGCCAATTTCCTGGCGGCGCTGCGACGATTCATCGCCAGGAGAGGTAAACCGAAGGAGTTGGTGAGTGACAATTCAACAACCTTTCATGGGGCTAGTAACGAGctaaaagatttacaaaaatacctacaggacAGCTCGAGCGAGCTAGTATCTCATTGCGCAGACGAGGGCATAAAATGGAGTTTTATTCCTGTCTATACACCTCATATGGGGTCCCTATgggaatctagtataaaacttaccaaatatcatttaaaaagagtGTTAGGGTTATCTTTGTTAACTTACGAACAATTTGTATCAATCCTATATCAGGTAGAATCTATGGTAAATTCTAGGCCACTATGTCCCTTACCTAGTTCAAATCCTGACTATCCTGTCCTTACGCCAGCTCACTTTTTAATTGGAAAAGCACCAAATTCACTTCCGGACGAAGATTATAACCATGTACCAAAGAACCGATTAACTCACTATCAACTTTTGCAACAAATCACGCAGGACTTCTGGCGGCGCTGGTCACGTGACTACATCGGAACGCTGCAGGAACGCACGAAGTGGAGGAGCGCGCGCGGCCCAAGCCTCGCAGTCGACACCGTCGTCCTGGTACGAGACGAGCGTCTGCCGCCCTGCCGGTGGAGGCTGGGCAAGATCGTCGCGACGCAGCCGGGCCGGGATGGCGTCACCAGGGTGGCCGTCATCCGAACCGCCAGAGGGGACATCCAACGCGCGTTCAATAACATTTGTCCATTACCTACTTCGGGTGAAGtcatataa